ATACGACGAAGCCGTTCCCTACTTCGAGCGCGCAATCAAGGCGTACGAGAACAGCGTTGGCCCCGGGCACTCGCACCTTTCGTACCCGTACCAGAACCTGGGGCACCTCTACAAGTCGTTGCAGCAATACGACAGGTCCCTGGAATACTACACGCGCGCGCTGGAGATCCGGCGCGGCGCGCACGGCCCCGACCACTACACCATTTCGTGGACGCTGGTGTTCATCGGCCAGCTGTACATCGCCATGGGCGACACGAGGAGCGCGGAACCGCCGCTGCGCGACGCCCACCGGATCGCGCTGGAGGCCTTCTCCGAGTTGCACGAGCACCGCACCCGCGCGGTGCTGCACCTCGCCGACGTCCTCACCGCCAACGGAAAGTACGGCGAGTCCGAGTCGCTCCTTCTCGACCTGCACGCGACGCTGTGGACCGCCGAGGACGCGAGTCACTCGCGCAAGAAGTGGGCGGCGGAGTCACTCGCGCAGCTGTACGAGGCGCAGGGCAAGGAGGCCCAGGCGGCGCAGTACCGCCAGGAGCTCGCGGCGGTGGAGGCCGCCGAGGACGAGCAACCCTGATATAATGCGGGAATGAACCGGGAACGCGCGGAGAGGATTCTGAGGGAGACGTCGGCCGGCGGGAGCGGTTCGGTGGAGGAGGCGGTGGCGATGGTCTACGACCAGCTACGCGCGGTGGCCGCCGGCTACCTGCGCCGCGAGCGTGCCGGTCACTCGCTGCAGCCCACCGAGCTGGTGCACGAAGCCTTCGTGCGCCTCGCACAGCAGAGCGGCCTCAACTGGGAGAACCGCATTCACTTCATCCATATTGCGGCCGCGCAAATCCGGCGTGTGCTCGTCGACCACGCGCGACGCCGCAACCGGAACAAACGCGGCGGCGACCTGGTGCGAGTGACGCTGAGCGACGTGACCGACGGGACGCAGCCGTCGTTCGACCTCATGGCACTCAACGACGCCCTCGAACGGCTCGACGCGCAGTCGACCGAGGACCGTCAGATTGTGGAACTGAAATACTTCGGCGGGCTGACCGAGGCGGAGATCGCATCCCTGCTCGGCATCAGCGAACGCACCGTGCGCCGCCGCTGGTCATTCGCCCGCACGTGGCTCTTCAAGGAACTGACGGAGTAGCGCGGGGGGCGCGCGCGAGTCGAACCCGCGACCCTCAGCGCAGGCTGATCCAGACCGACTTCTGCTCCAGGTACAAATCCAGCGCAGCCGCGCCGAGTTCGCGGCCGAAGCCGCTCTCGCGATAGCCGCCGAACGGAACCGAGGGCGAATACACGTTGTAGGTGTTGATCCACACCGTGCCCGCGCGCAACCCCGCGGCCACGCGGTGCGCCTTGCCGGGGTCCTGCGTCCACACGCCCGACGCGAGGCCGTAGCAGCTGTCGTTGGCCATGCGCACCGCATCCTCCTCGTTCTCGAAGGGAATCACGCACAGCACCGGACCGAAGATCTCCTCGCGCGCCACCGTCATGTCGTTGTTCACACCGGTGAGCACGGTGGGCTCAAGGTAGAACCCCTTGCCGCCCACAGCGGTAGCCTTGCCTCCCGCCGCGACCGCGGCGCCCTCCTTCACACCCGCCTTGATGCGATCGAGGATGCCGTCGCGGTGCGACTTCGACACCTGGGGTCCCAGGCGCGTCTTCTCGTCCATGGGATCACCCGCCGTGTAACGGGCCATCTTGGCCTTGATCAGTTCCACGAACGCGTCGTGCACCGAATTCTCGACGAACAGGCGTGAACCCGCGGCGCACACCTCGCCCTTGTTGTAGAAGATGCCTCCACACGCGCCCTGCGCCGCCGCTTCCAGTTTTGCGTCGGCGAACACGATGTTGGGAGACTTTCCGCCCAGTTCGAGTGACAGGCGCTTGATGGTTCCCGCTGCGGAGCGCATGACCGTGCGCCCCACTTCGGTCGATCCGGTGAAGGCAATCTTGTCCACGCCGGGCGAATCCAGCAGCGCCTGGCCCGCCACCGAGCCCTTGCCGGGCACAACATTGACAACACCGGCGGGTATCCCGGCCTCCAGGCACAGCGCGCCGAGTTTCAGCGCGGTCAGCGGCGTGAGTTCGGCCGGCTTGATGACGGCCACGCAGCCCGCGGCGAGCGCCGGCGCGAGCTTCCACATGGTGAGCAGCAGCGGAAAGTTCCACGGCACGATCATCCCCACCACGCCCACCGGCTCGCGCAACGTGTAGCACAGGAGCCCGGGGCGCGCGGGGATGGTTTCGCCCTCGATCTTGTCGGCCCAGCCGGCGTAGTAGCGCAGCAGTTCCACCACGAACGGCACCTCGATCTTCGACGACTCGAAGACGGGTTTGCCCTGGTTCATGGTTTCCAGGCGCGCGATCTCGTCCGCGTCACGCTCCACCAGATCCGCCAGCCGCCACATCAGCCTGCCGCGCGACGCGCCGTCCAGCTTGCGCCACGGCCCGGAGTCGAATGCCGCCCGCGACGACACCACCGCCGCGTGCATGTCCTCCGGCGTGGCGGAGGCCACCTCGCACAGCTTCTCCTCGGTGGCGGGATTGATGACGGTGTGGGTGGCGCCGTCGGACGCGTCCATCCACTCGCCGTTGATGAGCAGCTTCGTGCACTGGATCTTCATTGTTCTCCTTAAAGTCGCACGTACTCGAAGTCCAGCGGGCGGCCGTGGATGCCGTGCTGCGGCGGTGCGATCCAGTTGGCGAACTTGCCGCGGTCCGTCACCAGGAACTGCACGCTCTT
This portion of the Candidatus Krumholzibacteriia bacterium genome encodes:
- a CDS encoding tetratricopeptide repeat protein; amino-acid sequence: YDEAVPYFERAIKAYENSVGPGHSHLSYPYQNLGHLYKSLQQYDRSLEYYTRALEIRRGAHGPDHYTISWTLVFIGQLYIAMGDTRSAEPPLRDAHRIALEAFSELHEHRTRAVLHLADVLTANGKYGESESLLLDLHATLWTAEDASHSRKKWAAESLAQLYEAQGKEAQAAQYRQELAAVEAAEDEQP
- a CDS encoding ECF-type sigma factor, which codes for MNRERAERILRETSAGGSGSVEEAVAMVYDQLRAVAAGYLRRERAGHSLQPTELVHEAFVRLAQQSGLNWENRIHFIHIAAAQIRRVLVDHARRRNRNKRGGDLVRVTLSDVTDGTQPSFDLMALNDALERLDAQSTEDRQIVELKYFGGLTEAEIASLLGISERTVRRRWSFARTWLFKELTE
- a CDS encoding aldehyde dehydrogenase family protein, with protein sequence MKIQCTKLLINGEWMDASDGATHTVINPATEEKLCEVASATPEDMHAAVVSSRAAFDSGPWRKLDGASRGRLMWRLADLVERDADEIARLETMNQGKPVFESSKIEVPFVVELLRYYAGWADKIEGETIPARPGLLCYTLREPVGVVGMIVPWNFPLLLTMWKLAPALAAGCVAVIKPAELTPLTALKLGALCLEAGIPAGVVNVVPGKGSVAGQALLDSPGVDKIAFTGSTEVGRTVMRSAAGTIKRLSLELGGKSPNIVFADAKLEAAAQGACGGIFYNKGEVCAAGSRLFVENSVHDAFVELIKAKMARYTAGDPMDEKTRLGPQVSKSHRDGILDRIKAGVKEGAAVAAGGKATAVGGKGFYLEPTVLTGVNNDMTVAREEIFGPVLCVIPFENEEDAVRMANDSCYGLASGVWTQDPGKAHRVAAGLRAGTVWINTYNVYSPSVPFGGYRESGFGRELGAAALDLYLEQKSVWISLR